In Alkaliphilus flagellatus, one DNA window encodes the following:
- a CDS encoding PQQ-dependent sugar dehydrogenase — MIKVEVSLRPIVSKINLPTVLKTAILPGDSIERLFIATQVGEIFYIGNGVIRTFLDIRPRIIKLGVSGGGYDERGLIGLAFHPEFYCNGLFYLHYSVAGTQGPGALPNSVAGAQGPGALPEFFNPNPCDPRTLNLQWINREIQYDHIDTVEEWILQSNGQPQKRRTLLNLRRPFFNHNGVNSLNFSPETGKLILTTGDGGSGYDPFNLSQDDMEIAGKIIEIDVVKNTFIYNPPVVTRFNELPVPIQETLTVIAKGVRNIPGISFQRFYNQYIKYVGNVGQDLAESIFSFVHYKPIPVTQLVQASLMKSEPDQEGFINFGWRGWEGAFPTSIIRDCSASPTLDEKVIAYYNEAVKTSVHRLQPLTSYFHKDPRPDKFGGTALTGVQSYMGNGIPDLTGSVVFTDFARNEESEPPVKGVLAYTRVRTDCKLNDFSVIETDYNFGSQSAFYVSLGTNLDQTRLYLGVYGSMNVTDFNQGTVFEIVP; from the coding sequence TTGATAAAAGTTGAAGTTAGTTTACGGCCTATTGTTAGTAAGATAAATTTACCCACTGTTTTGAAAACAGCTATACTTCCAGGTGACTCAATCGAAAGATTATTTATTGCAACCCAGGTAGGAGAGATCTTTTACATAGGAAACGGAGTTATAAGGACTTTTTTAGATATTCGCCCACGAATCATAAAACTAGGTGTTTCTGGTGGTGGATATGATGAACGGGGATTGATAGGACTAGCGTTTCATCCCGAATTTTATTGTAACGGTCTGTTTTATCTTCATTATTCAGTTGCTGGAACACAAGGTCCGGGTGCTCTTCCTAATTCAGTAGCTGGAGCACAAGGTCCAGGTGCTCTTCCTGAATTTTTTAATCCTAATCCGTGTGATCCCAGAACCTTAAACCTACAGTGGATAAATAGAGAAATTCAATATGATCATATTGACACAGTTGAAGAATGGATTTTACAATCGAATGGTCAACCTCAAAAACGGCGGACATTACTTAATTTAAGAAGACCATTTTTTAATCATAATGGTGTCAACAGCTTAAACTTTTCACCTGAAACAGGAAAACTTATTTTAACAACCGGAGATGGTGGATCAGGCTATGATCCATTTAATTTAAGCCAGGATGATATGGAAATCGCCGGTAAAATAATTGAAATTGATGTAGTTAAGAATACATTTATCTATAATCCACCCGTAGTCACACGTTTTAATGAACTCCCCGTACCTATTCAGGAAACGCTTACGGTAATTGCCAAAGGGGTTCGCAATATACCTGGCATTTCATTTCAAAGATTTTATAATCAGTATATCAAATATGTGGGAAATGTCGGACAGGATCTGGCAGAGTCGATTTTTTCATTCGTTCATTATAAACCAATACCGGTTACTCAGCTTGTTCAAGCTTCTTTAATGAAATCTGAACCTGACCAAGAAGGATTTATTAACTTTGGCTGGCGAGGGTGGGAAGGTGCTTTTCCTACTTCGATTATAAGGGACTGCTCTGCAAGTCCGACTTTGGATGAGAAAGTAATTGCTTATTACAATGAAGCAGTAAAAACCTCAGTGCATCGTCTTCAGCCTCTAACTAGTTATTTTCATAAAGATCCCCGACCCGATAAGTTTGGAGGAACCGCACTTACAGGAGTCCAGTCATATATGGGGAATGGAATCCCCGATTTAACGGGAAGCGTTGTGTTTACCGATTTTGCCCGGAATGAAGAATCTGAACCTCCGGTTAAAGGTGTTTTAGCTTATACCAGGGTAAGAACAGATTGTAAACTAAATGATTTTAGTGTTATTGAAACCGATTATAATTTTGGGTCACAATCAGCTTTTTATGTTAGTTTGGGAACGAATCTGGATCAAACCAGACTATATTTAGGGGTTTATGGCTCTATGAATGTGACTGATTTTAACCAAGGTACTGTTTTTGAAATTGTTCCATGA
- a CDS encoding AraC family transcriptional regulator, whose protein sequence is MQVFNIPISSDLQEITRHGTKDFPIAIYKTQLSKNILGHVPLHWHDEIQFVLVVEGSACFTVNQTKHYIHEKNGLFINSSCLHSATSHNSNDCVYICFDISPNFFSDDNIVQQKFVAPFINSKSIPFIELNISNPWQKEILEVLNDLFEIYTSQPFGYELGTYSSLFHIWHSIVLNTPDYMNETNLNILVEDNRIKDMLSFIHQNYMNKIVLEDIAKVGNISRSECCRFFKRMIKTSPIEYLITYRLNQSINLLKRTDLNITEIASEVGFGSVSYYIEQFRKHTNLTPKEYRECGISILKSSK, encoded by the coding sequence GTGCAAGTATTTAATATTCCTATATCAAGTGATCTACAAGAGATTACAAGACATGGTACTAAAGATTTTCCAATCGCAATTTATAAGACACAACTGAGTAAAAATATTCTTGGTCATGTTCCTTTGCATTGGCATGATGAAATACAATTTGTTCTTGTAGTTGAAGGCTCTGCATGTTTTACAGTTAATCAAACAAAACATTATATCCATGAAAAGAATGGATTATTTATCAATTCAAGTTGTCTGCATTCCGCTACCTCGCATAATTCTAATGATTGCGTCTATATTTGTTTTGATATATCACCAAATTTCTTTTCCGATGATAACATTGTTCAGCAAAAATTTGTCGCTCCATTCATCAACTCAAAATCTATTCCTTTTATTGAACTTAATATTTCTAACCCTTGGCAAAAGGAAATACTTGAAGTTTTAAATGATTTATTTGAAATTTATACAAGTCAACCATTCGGTTATGAGCTAGGGACTTATTCTAGCCTTTTTCATATATGGCATTCTATAGTTTTAAATACTCCTGATTATATGAACGAGACCAATCTAAACATTTTAGTTGAAGATAACAGGATTAAAGATATGCTTTCATTTATTCACCAAAACTATATGAATAAAATTGTACTTGAAGACATAGCTAAAGTAGGTAATATTAGCAGATCAGAATGCTGCAGGTTTTTTAAGCGAATGATTAAAACAAGCCCTATTGAGTATTTAATAACTTATCGATTAAATCAAAGTATCAATTTGTTAAAAAGAACCGATCTTAACATTACTGAAATTGCAAGTGAAGTAGGTTTTGGAAGTGTCAGCTATTATATTGAACAATTCAGGAAACATACTAATTTAACACCCAAAGAGTATAGAGAGTGTGGTATTTCTATATTAAAGAGTTCTAAGTAA
- a CDS encoding sigma factor-like helix-turn-helix DNA-binding protein, protein MEILSDDQRETVILRFYHDMKVKDIAKVTGVCLPTAKSRLKQAIDKLRLFFDKEGYFE, encoded by the coding sequence TTGGAGATTTTATCCGATGATCAAAGGGAGACTGTTATTCTGAGGTTCTATCACGATATGAAAGTTAAAGATATTGCGAAGGTTACAGGTGTTTGTTTACCTACTGCAAAGTCAAGACTGAAACAAGCAATTGATAAGCTAAGATTATTTTTCGATAAGGAGGGATATTTTGAATAA
- a CDS encoding YgeY family selenium metabolism-linked hydrolase yields the protein MKNQILNQMSHKKDELIKFTQELVSIKSYSGNEEKVVKHIAEKMKELGYDEVIIDSMGNIFGKIGNGKKIIMFDSHIDTVEVKDESKWEVPPFSGEIVDGRLYGRGSVDMKSGAAASVYAGAIAKELGLAEDKTILVSCTVFEEDCDGENLKHLFEEYNIKPDYFITCEPSNNKIVTGHKGKAQITIKTKGVSAHGSAPEKGKNAIYEMAEIIQRVEKTNEELMKMDGPKRTLVMSNISSVSVSLNAVPSECEVYLDRRMVLGETEESIKKEMGRIIEGKNAVWEIGTISRTSWKGMPITYQPFHLAWEIDLNHELSKACIHSYREILGSEPEYDFWDFSTNAVTPVSMGIPSIGFGPGEYKLAHMTNENCKVDQIVEACSFYANLIHAL from the coding sequence ATGAAAAATCAAATTTTAAACCAAATGTCTCATAAAAAAGACGAACTTATCAAATTTACTCAAGAACTTGTAAGTATTAAAAGTTATTCAGGAAATGAAGAAAAAGTTGTAAAACATATAGCTGAAAAAATGAAAGAACTCGGCTATGATGAGGTAATTATCGATTCCATGGGAAATATTTTCGGCAAGATTGGAAATGGTAAAAAAATAATCATGTTTGATTCTCATATAGACACTGTTGAAGTAAAAGACGAATCCAAATGGGAGGTACCGCCTTTTAGTGGTGAAATAGTAGATGGGAGGCTCTATGGTAGAGGATCAGTAGATATGAAATCTGGTGCTGCGGCTTCAGTGTATGCTGGTGCGATTGCAAAGGAACTTGGACTCGCTGAAGATAAGACGATTTTAGTATCTTGTACAGTGTTTGAAGAAGATTGTGATGGTGAAAATCTTAAACACCTATTTGAGGAATATAATATAAAACCAGATTACTTCATAACTTGCGAACCTTCAAATAACAAAATCGTAACAGGCCATAAGGGTAAAGCACAGATTACAATAAAAACAAAGGGTGTCTCAGCACATGGTTCAGCACCAGAAAAAGGCAAGAATGCAATTTACGAGATGGCAGAAATAATCCAGCGTGTTGAAAAGACCAATGAAGAGCTTATGAAAATGGATGGTCCTAAAAGAACACTTGTAATGTCGAATATTTCATCGGTAAGCGTTTCTTTAAATGCTGTTCCTTCTGAATGTGAGGTCTATTTAGATCGAAGAATGGTTTTAGGAGAAACAGAAGAATCTATTAAAAAAGAAATGGGTAGAATTATTGAAGGAAAAAATGCCGTATGGGAAATCGGAACAATAAGCAGAACAAGTTGGAAAGGCATGCCAATCACCTATCAACCATTTCATTTAGCTTGGGAAATTGACCTTAATCATGAACTTTCAAAAGCTTGTATTCATTCATATCGAGAAATTCTTGGAAGTGAACCAGAGTATGATTTTTGGGATTTTAGTACGAATGCAGTAACTCCAGTTAGTATGGGTATTCCTTCAATTGGTTTTGGACCGGGTGAATATAAACTTGCTCACATGACCAATGAAAATTGTAAAGTAGATCAAATAGTTGAAGCATGTAGCTTTTATGCGAATCTAATTCATGCATTATAA
- the galE gene encoding UDP-glucose 4-epimerase GalE, with the protein MNVLITGGAGYIGSHCNKFLHQKNINTIIVDNLSFGHSEAVKWGTFIEGDFGDKCFISSIFKNYNIDAVIHFAAYANVPESVIQPNKYYINNVSNMINLLDSMVENNVKYIVFSSSAATFGSPKYTPIDENHPQNPINPYGETKLIGEKLLRDYEKAYGIKYTIMRYFNAAGADLDCEIGESHYPEHHLLPVIFQVCQGVKDKLNIYGNNYPTKDGSCIRDFIHVTDLACAHYLALEYLISENQSQDFNLGSNIGFSVKEIVKKCEEVLDIQINYQLSSPRLGDPAILIASNAKIKSLLNWEPKYSDLETIIKSAWAWEKIKDY; encoded by the coding sequence ATGAATGTTCTAATTACTGGAGGAGCAGGTTATATAGGTAGTCATTGTAATAAGTTTCTTCATCAAAAAAATATTAATACGATTATAGTAGATAATTTAAGTTTTGGACATAGTGAAGCAGTAAAATGGGGAACGTTTATTGAAGGAGATTTTGGGGACAAATGTTTTATAAGTAGTATATTTAAGAATTATAATATTGATGCGGTTATTCATTTTGCCGCATATGCCAATGTGCCTGAATCTGTAATTCAACCAAATAAATACTACATCAATAATGTTTCTAATATGATAAATCTTCTAGATTCCATGGTCGAGAATAATGTTAAATATATTGTATTTTCTTCGTCTGCTGCAACCTTTGGTAGTCCCAAATATACACCTATTGATGAAAATCATCCTCAAAATCCAATAAACCCCTATGGTGAAACCAAATTGATTGGGGAAAAACTCCTTAGAGATTATGAAAAAGCATATGGAATTAAATATACTATTATGCGGTATTTTAATGCAGCTGGAGCAGACTTAGATTGTGAAATAGGTGAATCTCATTATCCTGAACACCATTTACTCCCTGTTATTTTCCAGGTTTGTCAAGGTGTTAAAGATAAGTTAAATATCTATGGTAATAATTATCCTACCAAGGATGGAAGTTGTATAAGGGACTTTATCCATGTAACAGATTTAGCGTGTGCGCATTATTTAGCTTTAGAATATCTTATTTCAGAAAATCAATCACAGGACTTTAATTTAGGTAGTAATATAGGATTTTCTGTAAAAGAAATAGTAAAAAAATGCGAAGAAGTTCTAGATATACAAATAAATTATCAATTAAGTAGTCCTAGGCTTGGAGATCCGGCCATATTAATAGCTTCAAATGCTAAAATTAAAAGCTTATTAAATTGGGAGCCAAAATATAGTGACTTGGAAACTATTATAAAATCAGCCTGGGCTTGGGAAAAAATTAAAGACTATTAA
- a CDS encoding ABC transporter ATP-binding protein, translated as MELRINNLTRQYGNKIAVDNFSATLTPGVYGLLGANGMGKTTLMRLVCDILKPSAGEITYDGVNITELGEDYRDILSYLPQQFGYYPDFSAYDYMMYLASLKGLKRFAARKKTLELLETVGLIDEKKHKIKTFSGGMRQRLGIAQAMLNDPKILVLDEPTAGLDPKERVKFRNLISSFSRERIIILSTHIVSDIEYIADEILVIKGGQLLSRGNVHSITEAIEGFVWEITVSAEAAKQMNTKFIISNLKHRDEYITLRIVATNKPHEEAINVSPNLEDLYLYYFQEEESNDNINQL; from the coding sequence ATGGAATTAAGGATTAACAATCTAACTCGTCAATATGGTAATAAAATTGCGGTTGATAACTTCTCTGCAACCCTAACTCCCGGTGTTTATGGGCTGCTTGGGGCAAATGGCATGGGAAAGACGACACTGATGCGGTTGGTTTGCGATATTCTAAAGCCATCAGCAGGAGAAATCACATATGATGGAGTGAATATTACAGAGCTAGGCGAAGATTATCGCGATATTCTCAGTTATCTTCCGCAGCAATTTGGATACTACCCTGATTTTAGCGCTTATGATTACATGATGTACCTTGCTTCCTTGAAAGGACTTAAACGTTTTGCTGCTCGCAAAAAGACCTTGGAGTTGTTGGAAACTGTAGGATTAATTGACGAGAAAAAGCATAAGATTAAGACTTTTTCTGGCGGTATGCGCCAACGCCTTGGCATTGCACAAGCCATGCTAAATGACCCCAAAATTCTTGTACTTGATGAGCCAACTGCGGGGCTTGACCCTAAAGAGCGGGTAAAGTTTCGTAACCTCATCAGCTCATTTTCCCGGGAAAGGATTATAATCCTTTCCACTCATATCGTGTCCGATATAGAATACATTGCTGATGAAATTTTGGTTATAAAAGGTGGGCAGCTGCTTAGTCGAGGTAATGTACACAGTATTACCGAAGCAATTGAAGGCTTTGTATGGGAGATTACTGTCAGTGCGGAAGCTGCTAAGCAGATGAATACTAAATTTATTATCAGCAACCTTAAACATCGTGATGAATATATCACGCTCCGAATCGTGGCTACGAATAAACCACATGAAGAGGCTATAAATGTATCACCAAATCTCGAAGATTTATACTTATATTACTTTCAGGAGGAAGAATCAAATGATAACATTAATCAACTATGA
- a CDS encoding P1 family peptidase: MKKQKRIRDYGIIIGDLPTGNLNKITDVKGIKVGHCTIDTNENKTGITVILPMEDNIFKNKLVAASYVLNGFGKTMGLVQIEELGTLESIIALTNTLNVGLVHDAVVDYMIEQCKNDNIKLESINPIVCECNDSYLNNIQMRAVGKKHVYKAIEDASTDFLEGDVGAGKGMRCHYLKGGIGSASRVITIDNHTYTVGVLVLSNHGRLEDLIIDGNKIGRKISERLNNESLVDKGSIISIIATDLPLSSRQLKRVCKRAGVGLARLGSFIGHGSGEVMIAFSTRNILKDDDPDIVNVKILKEDKIDIVFRAVAECEEEAVLNSMITCGKVIGRNNNTLEILSSYIE, translated from the coding sequence TTGAAAAAACAAAAAAGAATTAGAGATTATGGAATAATTATAGGAGATCTACCAACTGGAAATTTGAATAAAATAACTGATGTAAAGGGTATTAAAGTAGGTCATTGTACAATAGATACAAATGAGAATAAAACTGGTATAACAGTAATTCTTCCAATGGAAGATAACATTTTTAAAAATAAACTTGTTGCAGCATCCTATGTTTTAAATGGATTTGGTAAAACAATGGGACTTGTACAAATAGAGGAATTAGGTACCTTAGAGTCTATTATTGCCCTTACAAATACTCTAAATGTTGGATTAGTACATGATGCGGTAGTAGATTACATGATAGAACAATGCAAAAATGATAATATTAAATTAGAATCTATAAATCCTATAGTATGTGAATGTAATGATAGTTACCTTAATAATATACAAATGAGGGCAGTGGGTAAAAAACATGTTTATAAAGCTATTGAGGATGCGTCTACAGATTTCCTAGAGGGGGATGTAGGGGCTGGTAAAGGTATGAGATGCCATTACCTCAAAGGGGGAATAGGATCTGCTTCACGTGTAATCACCATAGATAATCATACATATACAGTAGGAGTATTGGTTTTATCCAATCATGGACGATTGGAAGACCTTATAATTGATGGAAATAAAATAGGCAGAAAAATTTCTGAAAGGTTAAATAATGAAAGTTTAGTTGATAAGGGTTCTATTATATCAATAATAGCAACTGATTTACCGTTAAGCAGTAGACAGTTAAAAAGAGTATGTAAAAGAGCAGGAGTTGGTTTAGCAAGGCTGGGTTCTTTTATTGGACATGGAAGTGGTGAAGTTATGATTGCCTTTTCTACTAGAAATATTTTAAAGGATGATGATCCAGATATAGTTAATGTCAAAATTTTAAAAGAAGATAAGATCGATATAGTTTTTAGAGCTGTTGCCGAGTGCGAGGAAGAAGCAGTATTAAATTCTATGATTACTTGTGGCAAGGTAATAGGAAGGAATAACAATACATTAGAAATTTTAAGTAGTTATATAGAGTAA
- a CDS encoding GHMP family kinase ATP-binding protein — translation MIISKTPLRISFVGGGTDLPLFYKKTSGRVLSTTINKYIFVIIKKSYGNEVILNYSKKEIVKNISDIKNEYIKESMKLTGIDKGVEITILSDIHTKGSGLGSSSSLIVGLLNALYHYKNDPKSLDFLAKEACRLEIDVLGKPIGKQDQYAASFGGFKIYTFNPDETVEVTPITLDEVRLSNLESCLYLVYTGITRKSSTILQEQNTKTEVNFEYLKEMSLMPLQVAEMLEQNQYDDFGNYLNTAWNYKKQLANSITNPKIDLLYNKGLENGAIGGKLLGAGGGGFILFYVPPKNREIFIREISKISKILPFKFEPYGSKIIFNSES, via the coding sequence ATGATAATATCTAAAACACCACTTAGAATCAGTTTTGTAGGTGGAGGAACGGACTTACCTTTATTTTATAAAAAAACTAGTGGAAGAGTTCTTAGTACAACAATTAATAAATATATTTTTGTAATTATTAAAAAATCTTATGGTAATGAAGTAATACTAAACTATTCTAAAAAAGAGATAGTTAAAAATATTAGTGATATTAAAAATGAATATATCAAAGAATCTATGAAATTAACTGGCATTGATAAAGGCGTTGAGATTACTATACTTTCTGATATTCATACTAAAGGAAGTGGTTTGGGTTCTTCTAGCTCCTTAATAGTTGGTTTATTAAATGCATTATACCATTATAAAAATGATCCTAAGTCTTTAGATTTTTTAGCAAAAGAAGCATGTAGACTGGAGATTGATGTATTAGGTAAGCCCATTGGTAAACAAGATCAATATGCTGCATCTTTTGGAGGTTTTAAAATATATACATTTAACCCTGATGAAACTGTTGAAGTTACTCCTATTACTCTAGATGAAGTTAGGCTTTCAAATTTAGAATCATGTTTATATCTTGTTTATACAGGCATTACCCGAAAGTCTTCAACTATTTTACAGGAACAAAATACTAAAACTGAGGTTAACTTTGAGTATCTTAAAGAGATGTCTTTAATGCCTTTACAAGTAGCAGAAATGCTAGAGCAAAATCAATATGATGATTTTGGAAACTATTTAAATACTGCTTGGAACTATAAAAAGCAGCTTGCTAACAGCATTACTAATCCTAAAATTGATCTTCTATATAATAAAGGGTTAGAGAATGGTGCTATAGGTGGAAAGCTTTTAGGCGCTGGTGGTGGTGGGTTCATTCTCTTTTATGTACCCCCTAAAAACAGGGAAATCTTTATAAGGGAAATTAGTAAAATTTCTAAAATATTGCCATTTAAATTTGAACCTTATGGCAGTAAAATTATTTTCAATTCAGAAAGTTAG
- a CDS encoding cupin domain-containing protein, protein MSINVGDDIGLEVHPTVDQFIRIEEGQGLIKMGDSKCKLDFQRKVCDDFAIMIPAGKWHNLINIGNKPLKLYSIYAPPVHPRGTVHQTKEDAERDHEH, encoded by the coding sequence ATGAGTATCAATGTTGGAGATGACATAGGTTTAGAAGTTCATCCCACAGTTGATCAATTCATACGTATTGAAGAAGGTCAAGGACTTATTAAAATGGGGGATAGTAAATGTAAGTTAGACTTTCAAAGAAAAGTATGTGATGACTTTGCGATTATGATACCTGCTGGTAAATGGCACAATCTAATCAATATAGGTAATAAACCTCTTAAATTGTACTCTATATATGCGCCACCTGTACATCCAAGAGGTACGGTTCATCAAACTAAAGAAGATGCCGAAAGGGACCACGAACACTAA
- a CDS encoding ABC transporter permease has protein sequence MITLINYELTKLFCRRSTKILLIASFLLCLILLVGSLLTFQIIDSDMNIRKGMSAIEYDRTTQKQFAGEYTNMEAKALLAEIEAVCNNPQYRRTENQPANNPSPLTDQAYYKYLKKYDPIWTIINYQQAFPELIAKVERGDLFQIYQHNAKSLDDMKDIPDPDLNNPVAQKLTVMYKNVEIPFHIDYIEGWNKLIYGFSHILALLISAIVIICLAPIFSDEYSTGAAAILLTTKHGKNKLIKAKVAAAFTFSTSVFFIFALLYTAFYGLTYGFSGATSSLQTSADFIISPYNLTMVGLFLRVLGIGYLGLMFLTAITLFISSKSRNAYTALIPLAAILFLPLIDLSRISKVLHKILLLFPIHVMRVSEIYPMANFYNIFGLLVDQVLMAIIVSILLIFMFVPFSYRAFKSYQVQG, from the coding sequence ATGATAACATTAATCAACTATGAGTTGACCAAATTATTTTGTAGGCGTAGTACAAAAATTTTGCTAATCGCTTCATTTCTACTCTGTTTAATCTTACTTGTTGGTTCGCTTTTAACTTTTCAAATAATTGATTCTGACATGAATATACGCAAGGGTATGTCAGCAATTGAATATGACCGCACGACACAGAAACAATTTGCAGGAGAATATACAAATATGGAAGCAAAGGCACTTCTTGCAGAAATTGAGGCAGTTTGTAACAATCCCCAATATAGGCGTACGGAAAATCAGCCTGCGAACAATCCCTCACCACTAACTGACCAAGCATATTACAAATATTTGAAGAAATATGACCCTATTTGGACAATTATCAATTACCAACAGGCTTTTCCAGAGCTGATTGCTAAAGTTGAGCGAGGTGATTTATTTCAGATTTACCAACATAATGCAAAATCATTGGATGATATGAAGGACATTCCCGACCCCGATCTCAATAACCCCGTTGCACAAAAGCTCACGGTGATGTATAAAAACGTCGAAATTCCCTTTCATATCGACTATATTGAGGGATGGAACAAACTAATATATGGGTTTTCACATATTCTTGCACTACTGATAAGTGCCATAGTGATTATATGCCTGGCTCCGATTTTTTCTGATGAATACAGCACCGGAGCAGCAGCAATTTTGCTGACAACGAAACACGGCAAGAATAAGCTCATCAAGGCCAAAGTAGCTGCTGCATTTACATTCAGTACAAGTGTGTTTTTCATTTTTGCTCTTTTGTATACTGCTTTTTATGGCTTGACCTATGGCTTCTCGGGCGCTACCAGTAGTCTTCAAACCAGTGCAGATTTCATAATATCACCATATAATTTGACAATGGTTGGACTGTTTCTGCGTGTGCTTGGTATTGGTTACCTCGGTTTAATGTTTCTCACGGCTATTACGCTTTTTATTTCCTCGAAATCCAGAAATGCGTATACAGCGCTTATTCCGCTAGCGGCCATTCTGTTCTTGCCACTTATAGATTTATCAAGAATTTCTAAAGTGCTTCACAAGATTTTACTGCTATTTCCAATTCATGTCATGAGGGTCTCAGAAATATACCCAATGGCGAACTTTTATAATATTTTCGGTTTATTGGTTGACCAAGTTTTAATGGCAATTATCGTTTCAATTTTATTAATCTTTATGTTTGTACCTTTTTCTTATCGAGCTTTTAAGTCTTATCAGGTCCAAGGTTAA
- the dpaL gene encoding diaminopropionate ammonia-lyase, translating to MRNTLKIQYIKNANLRNVEDGSDVFKFINRETLRSVRDFHDKFSEYQVTPLHSLNELSKRLGVAKIWVKDESHRFGLNAFKVLGGAYAVGKYLSEKLGVDISELSFEDLKSKEIKDKLGDLTFVTATDGNHGRGIAWAANKLGQKSVVFMPKGSSILRLENIKKEGAEASITDLNYDDAVRLASQYAEENNGVLIQDSAWNGYEKIPKWIMQGYLTLIDEAMEQIRSEGYEKPTHVFLQAGVGSFAGSVLGYLISEFGNDRPITAIIEPEDAACIFKSVMVSDGTPHAVTGDMTTIMAGLACGKPSIVSWDILRDYANMYISCADKISANGMRILGSPLPADPQIISGESGAVGIGLISKILEDDSFKEIADILEINDGSKILIISTEGDTDPVGYKNIVWNGMYPSV from the coding sequence ATGAGAAATACATTAAAAATTCAATATATAAAGAATGCGAATTTACGAAATGTAGAAGATGGAAGTGACGTCTTTAAATTCATTAATCGAGAAACTTTAAGAAGCGTAAGAGATTTTCATGACAAATTTTCAGAGTACCAAGTCACCCCATTACACAGTTTAAATGAGTTATCTAAGAGACTAGGTGTTGCTAAGATATGGGTCAAAGACGAATCTCATAGATTTGGCCTAAATGCTTTTAAGGTATTGGGTGGTGCATATGCTGTAGGAAAGTACTTGTCTGAAAAACTGGGTGTCGATATTTCTGAATTATCATTTGAAGATTTGAAATCAAAAGAGATAAAAGATAAGTTAGGGGATCTAACTTTTGTTACGGCAACAGACGGAAATCATGGTCGTGGCATTGCTTGGGCAGCAAATAAACTTGGACAAAAATCCGTTGTGTTTATGCCAAAAGGGTCATCCATATTGAGATTGGAAAATATCAAGAAAGAAGGCGCAGAGGCATCCATTACTGACTTAAATTATGACGATGCTGTTAGATTAGCTAGTCAATATGCAGAAGAAAACAATGGTGTTTTAATTCAAGATAGCGCTTGGAATGGTTATGAAAAGATCCCTAAATGGATCATGCAGGGCTACCTAACTCTAATAGATGAAGCCATGGAGCAAATAAGAAGTGAAGGATATGAAAAGCCTACTCATGTATTTCTTCAAGCAGGTGTGGGATCATTTGCTGGAAGTGTACTTGGATATTTGATTTCAGAATTTGGAAATGATCGACCGATAACCGCAATTATTGAACCTGAAGATGCAGCATGTATATTCAAATCTGTCATGGTTAGTGATGGTACACCACATGCTGTAACAGGTGATATGACAACCATTATGGCGGGATTGGCTTGTGGAAAACCAAGTATTGTTTCATGGGATATACTAAGGGATTATGCAAATATGTATATTTCTTGTGCGGATAAAATTTCAGCAAATGGTATGAGAATCCTTGGTAGTCCATTGCCGGCGGATCCACAAATCATATCAGGAGAATCTGGAGCGGTGGGAATTGGTTTAATAAGTAAGATATTAGAAGATGATTCATTCAAAGAAATTGCAGATATTTTAGAGATTAATGATGGTTCAAAGATTCTAATCATAAGTACTGAAGGTGATACCGATCCAGTAGGGTACAAAAATATTGTATGGAATGGTATGTATCCTTCAGTCTAA